In the Haliaeetus albicilla chromosome 7, bHalAlb1.1, whole genome shotgun sequence genome, one interval contains:
- the WIPF2 gene encoding WAS/WASL-interacting protein family member 2 has product MPIPPPPPPPPPGPPPPPTFSQANTEPPKLSREEQRGRGALLQDICKGTKLRKVTQINDRSAPVLEKPKGSGGGSYGSSSAAIQPKGGLFQGGVPKLRPVGAKDSSDSSSKQTLQVPGSRAAAPRPPVPASNSRPQDDADNSRASPPELPRTQRPSLPDLSRPNTAGSTGMKHSSSAPPPPPPGRRTTAPPAPPPAHGAKVSSYNREKPLPPTPGQRLSVSRDGPPAPPPIKPPPSPVNIRTGSGAQSQSLAPPPPPYRQPPSVPNGPSSPSNESAPELPQRHNSLHRKTPGPVRGLAPPPPASASPSLQSSRPPPPARDPPSRGAAPPPPPPMLRNGGRDAPPPPPPYRLHGSTEPPSRGKPPPPPTRTPAGPPPPPPPVRNGHRDSISTVRAFLDDFESKYSFHPVEDFPAPEEYKYFQRIYPSKTNRATRGAPPLPPIPR; this is encoded by the exons ATGCCaatccctcctcccccacccccgccgccgcctggccccccgccgcctcccacCTTCAGTCAG GCGAACACAGAGCCGCCGAAACTGAGCCGAGAGGAGCAGCGGGGCCGTGGGGCCCTCCTGCAGGACATCTGTAAAGGGACCAAGCTAAGGAAGGTGACGCAAATCAATGACCGGAGCGCACCAGTCCTAGAAA AGCCCAAGGGCAGTGGTGGTGGCAGCTACGGGTCTAGCTCAGCTGCGATCCAGCCAAAGGGCGGCCTCTTCCAAGGTGGTGTGCCCAAGCTCAGACCCGTGGGAGCAAAGGACAGCTCAG ACAGCTCCAGTAAGCAAACCCTGCAAGTCCCCGGCTCCAGAGCAGCCGCCCCCAGGCCCCCAGTGCCAGCCAGCAACAGCCGACCTCAAGATGATGCTGACAACAGCCGGGCCTCTCCCCCAGAGCTGCCACGCACGCAGAGGCCCTCCCTGCCGGACCTCTCCCGGCCCAACACCGCCGGCAGCACTGGCATGAAGCACAGCTCGtccgccccgccgcctccccctccGGGACGCCGCACCACCgcacctcctgccccccctccGGCGCACGGTGCCAAGGTGTCTTCCTACAACCGGGAGAAGCCCCTGCCGCCCACCCCAGGACAGCGACTGTCTGTGAGCAGGGACGGACCCCCTGCCCCGCCACCCATCaagccccctccctccccagtcaATATCCGAACAGGATCAGGGGCTCAGAGCCAGTctcttgccccccccccacccccttatCGGCaaccccccagtgtccccaacggcccttccagccccagcaatGAGTCCGCCCCAGAGCTGCCGCAGAGACACAACTCCTTGCACAGGAAGACGCCAGGCCCTGTGCGGGGTCTGGCACCGCCACCACCCGCTTCAGCCTCCCCATCTCTCCAGAGCAGTCGTCCCCCTCCGCCGGCCAGAGACCCCCCCAGCCGGGGAGCAG CCCCACCACCCCCTCCGCCAATGCTGCGAAACGGGGGGCGTGATGCCcctccgcccccgccccccTACAGACTGCACGGCTCCACTGAGCCCCCGAGCCGAGGGAAGCCGCCACCGCCGCCCACGAGGACACCGGCCGGGCCACCACCGCCTCCTCCACCAGTGCGGAATGGGCACCGGGACTCCATCTCCACCGTCAGAGCGTTCCTGG ATGACTTTGAATCCAAATACTCCTTTCATCCTGTCGAAGACTTCCCAGCCCCAGAAGAATATAAATACTTCCAGAGAATCTAccccagcaaaacaaacagag CTACGCGTGGGgccccccctctgccccctATCCCCAGGTGA